From the Moorena sp. SIOASIH genome, the window GTCTAAAAGACCGACAAACGGGCTATTCTGCAGTTCTGCTGAAAATCTGGCTCGATCAATTCCTGGTACAGGAAGAAAGACACCCAAGCGGGCTAAAATTAACAAACCAACGGTAACAAGCAGCCGACCTCTAAGGCCAGCCGCTTGAGCCATTTGCATAAACGTCTCTTGAGCAGTTGGGGCTTTGTCTCGACTGACTGTCATTTAAGGTACCTCTTGAAGATACAGGAGCATAAGGGCTAAAGGGGTTACTTAGCTATAACTTCCCAGCTGCCACCAGCCGCCTCGATTTTTTGGCGGGCACCACTTGTAAAGGCAGCAGCTTTTATATTGAGTGGCACATTCAGCTCCCCATCACCGAGTAGTTTCAATGGACCATCATTGGTGGTGACTAAACCTGTCTCCAACAATGATTCCAAAGTTACCTCAGTATTGGCGGGAAGTGATGCCAACTTACCTACGTTGATTGTAGTGTAATGTTTGGGGTTAATGACCGTAAAGTGTTTTAACTTGGGTATACGGCGATATAAGGGCATCTGACCCCCTTCAAAACCAGGTCTTGTCCCTCGACCTGAACGGGATTTTTGA encodes:
- the rplO gene encoding 50S ribosomal protein L15, producing the protein MRINDAVPKQGSKKRRRRVGRGIAAGQGASCGFGMRGQKSRSGRGTRPGFEGGQMPLYRRIPKLKHFTVINPKHYTTINVGKLASLPANTEVTLESLLETGLVTTNDGPLKLLGDGELNVPLNIKAAAFTSGARQKIEAAGGSWEVIAK